The following are from one region of the Cystobacter ferrugineus genome:
- the rho gene encoding transcription termination factor Rho gives MSETDNRDPSELPSPMAARADAPDVDDGDDEGDEGPDEGEGSASPGQPAGAAPGQGGRRRRRRRRRRGAQVLFTPEGQAYRMVAGPDGQPQQVFLTPQELQQYQQRLAQQQQQQAQHHGQQAAHPHAQHHGERQQRPPQVAAQPSLAPVEGVLDTEAKGPNAYLRQLKRNLLPSPDDAEIPKNLVQKLRLRPGQYLHAFAQMKGAKGIVQRVEQADGRPLDLMSRLPHFADLTSVDPVDRIKLENGHREMVTRVLDLISPIGKGQRALIVAPPKTGKTIMLQRIAQAVVANHPEIHLMVLLIDERPEEVTDMRRNIKAEVLASSSDRPTGDHLKIAELALERARRLVEGGKDVMILLDSITRLARAYNKEVDNSGRTLSGGVDSRALERPKRIFGAARATEEAGSLTIVGTALIDTGSRMDEVIFEEFKGTGNSEVTLDRFLAEKRIFPAVNIGQSGTRKEEKLFGHKEYEKVKKMRQMLFAVKPVEAMEALVKRLSRYTYNDEFLEEL, from the coding sequence ATGAGCGAAACCGATAACCGCGATCCCTCCGAGCTCCCCTCCCCCATGGCCGCCCGCGCCGACGCGCCGGACGTGGATGACGGTGATGACGAAGGCGACGAGGGACCAGATGAAGGCGAGGGCTCGGCCTCGCCTGGACAGCCCGCGGGCGCCGCGCCCGGACAGGGAGGCCGCCGCCGCCGCCGCCGCCGCCGCCGCCGGGGAGCCCAGGTGCTCTTCACCCCCGAAGGACAGGCCTACCGCATGGTGGCCGGTCCGGACGGCCAGCCCCAGCAGGTGTTCCTCACGCCGCAGGAGCTGCAGCAGTACCAGCAGCGCCTGGCGCAGCAGCAGCAACAGCAGGCCCAGCACCACGGGCAGCAGGCGGCCCACCCGCACGCCCAGCACCATGGGGAGCGCCAGCAGAGACCTCCGCAGGTGGCGGCCCAGCCGTCGCTCGCTCCGGTGGAAGGAGTGCTCGACACCGAGGCCAAGGGGCCCAACGCCTACCTGCGCCAGCTCAAGCGCAACCTGTTGCCCTCTCCGGATGACGCGGAGATTCCCAAGAACCTGGTGCAGAAGCTGCGCTTGCGCCCGGGGCAGTACCTGCATGCCTTCGCGCAGATGAAGGGCGCCAAGGGCATCGTCCAGCGCGTGGAGCAGGCGGATGGCCGCCCGTTGGATCTGATGAGCCGCCTGCCGCACTTCGCCGACCTCACGTCCGTGGATCCAGTGGATCGCATCAAGCTGGAGAACGGCCATCGGGAGATGGTGACGCGGGTGTTGGATCTCATCTCGCCCATCGGCAAGGGGCAGCGCGCGCTCATCGTGGCACCGCCCAAGACGGGCAAGACCATCATGCTGCAGCGCATTGCCCAGGCGGTGGTGGCCAACCATCCGGAGATCCACCTCATGGTGCTGCTCATCGACGAGCGCCCCGAGGAGGTGACGGACATGCGCCGCAACATCAAGGCCGAGGTGCTGGCGTCCAGCTCGGACCGGCCCACGGGCGATCACCTGAAGATCGCCGAGCTGGCGCTGGAGCGGGCGCGGCGCCTGGTGGAAGGAGGCAAGGACGTGATGATCCTCCTGGACTCCATCACCCGCCTGGCGCGCGCCTACAACAAGGAAGTGGACAACTCGGGACGGACGCTGTCGGGCGGTGTGGACAGCCGCGCGCTGGAGCGCCCCAAGCGCATCTTCGGCGCGGCGCGCGCCACCGAGGAAGCGGGCAGCCTCACCATCGTGGGCACGGCGCTCATCGACACCGGCAGCCGCATGGACGAGGTCATCTTCGAGGAGTTCAAGGGCACGGGTAACTCCGAAGTCACCCTGGACCGGTTCCTGGCGGAGAAGCGCATCTTCCCGGCGGTCAACATCGGCCAGTCGGGCACGCGCAAGGAAGAGAAGCTCTTCGGCCACAAGGAATACGAGAAGGTGAAGAAGATGCGCCAGATGCTCTTCGCGGTGAAGCCCGTGGAGGCCATGGAGGCGCTCGTCAAGCGGCTCAGCCGCTACACCTACAACGACGAGTTCCTCGAGGAGCTGTGA
- the sppA gene encoding signal peptide peptidase SppA: MRALSALSLLFPSLVLAQTGLILQPAVPPRGVTLPPTSAALVDEATALALNPASLRLVGPGQLTYLHERNLASDQVGDGLFLGTSLGGGLGAGFSLEWMRGRGLPDYRKTSFGLALGAGALSLGVGYHDISSADATLSRLSGFDLGLTLRPSRHVSVGAVVRDVNAPRQGNFVMPRVYNLAVGVRPLGERVTLGVDYAATEGNWSTGQLSYTARATVIPGVSLGAGVSHGLGPAGPLALQLSATLDSAHWGLTYAAGGATSGGADHVVAVRLSGQKYPAPRLGGGTVALLDLDDRLVARGGLGALLGGLGSDPYLELMRWLDGATRDERLRGVVLKVAGLPGVDWGKADELHQAILRLRAAGKRVMAVLYQVDDKAYFVGAAADEVYALSASSLLVNGLSAQVTYLGGTMEKLGVSWDVARVGDYKTAPEQLTRRDLSPAQRETLEAFLDTQTAHDVERVTKARRLTPERLREAWSEGILTANRAKELGLVDGVLTPEEFDTRLEALVPGARYDARYSPRDERDPRWSPRRRIAVVPVLGTIVGGKSRQSPLGGELSVGAETVVLALERAQHDPSVAAIVVRVDSGGGEVLASDLMYRAVLEAKKHKPVIASMGDVAASGGYYAAMGADEVWASPTTLTGSIGVFFLKPALRGLLGDKLGVNAETIGRAPMPDLVNLWRPWTEPERKAMQAWVDSAYDDFITQVSLSRKLDKARVDAIARGRVWTGVAARERGLVDQLGGLMEAVEAARKRAGVPADEEVELKVIGDAGSFFSALGGEPGVGAVLRPAPEPLLPPTVQAFLREAGLESPWMLEPGLKAVQPYTLSVR, encoded by the coding sequence ATGCGAGCCCTTTCCGCCTTGTCGCTGCTGTTTCCCAGCCTCGTGCTCGCCCAGACGGGGCTCATCCTCCAGCCCGCCGTGCCGCCCCGCGGGGTGACGCTGCCGCCCACGTCCGCCGCGCTGGTGGACGAAGCCACGGCGCTCGCCCTCAACCCCGCCAGCCTGCGTCTGGTCGGGCCCGGGCAGCTCACCTACCTGCACGAGCGCAACCTCGCGAGTGATCAGGTGGGGGATGGGCTCTTCCTGGGCACGTCGCTCGGGGGAGGCCTGGGGGCGGGCTTCAGCCTCGAGTGGATGAGAGGCCGCGGGCTGCCCGACTACCGCAAGACGTCCTTCGGCCTGGCACTCGGCGCGGGGGCGTTGTCGCTCGGGGTGGGCTACCACGACATCTCCTCGGCGGACGCCACGCTCTCCCGGCTGTCCGGCTTCGATCTGGGCCTCACGCTGCGCCCCTCGCGCCACGTGTCCGTGGGCGCGGTGGTGCGGGACGTGAACGCGCCCCGGCAGGGCAACTTCGTGATGCCCCGCGTCTACAACCTCGCCGTGGGGGTGCGGCCCCTGGGCGAGCGCGTGACGCTGGGCGTGGACTACGCCGCCACCGAGGGGAACTGGAGCACGGGACAGCTCTCCTATACGGCGCGCGCCACGGTGATTCCGGGCGTGAGCCTGGGCGCGGGCGTGTCCCATGGCCTGGGCCCGGCCGGCCCGCTGGCCCTGCAGCTCTCGGCCACCCTGGACAGCGCGCACTGGGGCCTCACCTACGCGGCCGGCGGCGCCACGAGCGGCGGAGCGGACCACGTGGTGGCGGTGCGCCTGTCGGGGCAGAAGTACCCGGCGCCGCGGCTCGGCGGAGGCACGGTGGCGCTGTTGGATCTGGATGATCGGCTGGTGGCGCGCGGAGGGCTGGGCGCGCTGCTCGGCGGATTGGGGAGCGATCCCTACCTGGAGCTGATGCGCTGGCTCGACGGGGCCACCCGGGACGAGCGGCTGCGGGGCGTGGTGCTCAAGGTGGCGGGCCTGCCCGGCGTGGACTGGGGCAAGGCGGACGAGCTGCACCAGGCCATCCTCCGGCTGCGCGCGGCGGGCAAGCGGGTGATGGCGGTGCTGTACCAGGTGGATGACAAGGCCTACTTCGTGGGCGCGGCCGCGGACGAGGTGTATGCCCTGTCCGCCTCCTCGCTGCTCGTCAACGGCCTGTCGGCCCAGGTGACGTACCTGGGCGGGACGATGGAGAAGCTGGGGGTGAGCTGGGACGTGGCCCGGGTGGGCGACTACAAGACGGCGCCCGAGCAGCTCACCCGCCGCGACCTGAGCCCCGCGCAGCGCGAGACGCTCGAGGCCTTCCTGGACACGCAGACGGCCCACGACGTGGAGCGGGTGACGAAGGCACGCCGCCTGACGCCCGAGCGCCTCCGGGAGGCGTGGAGCGAGGGCATCCTCACCGCGAACCGGGCCAAGGAGCTGGGGCTGGTGGATGGGGTGCTGACGCCCGAGGAGTTCGACACCCGGCTGGAGGCGCTGGTGCCCGGCGCCCGCTATGACGCCCGCTACTCGCCGCGTGACGAGCGGGACCCACGCTGGAGCCCGAGGCGCCGCATCGCGGTGGTGCCGGTGCTCGGCACCATCGTCGGGGGCAAGAGCCGCCAGTCACCGCTGGGCGGCGAGCTGTCCGTGGGCGCGGAGACGGTGGTGCTCGCCCTGGAGCGCGCCCAGCACGATCCGTCCGTGGCGGCCATCGTCGTGCGCGTGGACTCGGGCGGCGGCGAGGTGCTGGCCTCGGACCTGATGTACCGCGCCGTGCTCGAGGCCAAGAAGCACAAGCCCGTCATCGCCTCCATGGGCGACGTGGCGGCCTCGGGGGGCTACTACGCGGCCATGGGCGCCGACGAGGTGTGGGCCTCGCCCACCACGCTGACGGGCAGCATCGGCGTCTTCTTCCTCAAGCCCGCGCTGCGCGGCCTGCTGGGCGACAAGCTGGGGGTGAACGCGGAAACCATCGGCCGCGCCCCCATGCCGGACCTGGTGAACCTGTGGAGGCCCTGGACGGAGCCGGAGCGCAAGGCCATGCAGGCCTGGGTGGACTCGGCCTATGACGACTTCATCACCCAGGTGTCGCTGTCCCGCAAACTGGACAAGGCCCGGGTGGACGCCATCGCCCGGGGGCGGGTGTGGACGGGCGTGGCGGCGCGCGAGCGGGGCCTGGTGGACCAGCTCGGGGGTCTGATGGAGGCGGTGGAGGCGGCGCGCAAGCGGGCCGGGGTGCCCGCCGACGAGGAGGTGGAACTCAAGGTCATAGGAGACGCCGGGAGCTTCTTCTCCGCCCTGGGCGGCGAGCCCGGCGTGGGCGCCGTGCTGCGGCCCGCCCCCGAGCCCCTCCTCCCGCCCACCGTGCAGGCGTTCCTGCGGGAGGCGGGCCTGGAGTCCCCGTGGATGCTGGAACCAGGACTCAAGGCGGTCCAGCCCTACACGCTCAGCGTGCGCTGA